Proteins from a single region of Juglans microcarpa x Juglans regia isolate MS1-56 chromosome 5S, Jm3101_v1.0, whole genome shotgun sequence:
- the LOC121268336 gene encoding protein PHOTOPERIOD-INDEPENDENT EARLY FLOWERING 1-like isoform X1 encodes MASKGPRCKLDHETRAKRQKALEAPREPLRRKTHWDHVLEEMVWLSKDFESERKWKLAQAKKVALRASRGTVDQATRGEKKMKEEEQRLRKVALNISKDVKKFWMKIEKLVLYKHQMELDEKKKKALDKQLEFLLGQTERYSTMLAENLVDTNKPVQQCTTQDQLSIKYKEVDENDGNESPEFNFDMDEDYGTQSEDESEDDEQTIEEDEALITEEERKEELAALRNEVDLPLEELLKRYTMKKVSRESSPENGEDAAEPLSRESTPEMDGDESEPTPMWEDHGKGKGNNLSAVNEIDAIATGRHCVESNDGLSVSEKYLLETETCQATDPLEVSGELAKDHFLYDFHDEQEDVDFVLAAGEEKDDEATLSQEEELAKADSSNPMDEIALLQKESEIPVEELLARYKKGFDDEEVTDDESNDASALSDNLGDSPAHEGIELKQQAINMDEDVKTGDYQPVVHSPVEEQEAGSLEKTEGRDSENKIADAAAAARSAQPTGNTFSTTKVRTKFPFLLRHPLREYQHIGLDWLVTMYEKRLNGILADEMGLGKTIMTISLLAHLAIEKGIWGPHLIVVPTSVMLNWETEFLKWCPAFKILTYFGSAKERKYKRQGWLKPNSFHVCITTYRLVIQDSKVFKRKKWKYLILDEAHLIKNWKSQRWQTLLNFNSKRRILLTGTPLQNDLMELWSLMHFLMPHVFQSHQEFKDWFSNPISGMVEGQEKVNKEVVDRLHNVLRPFILRRLKRDVEKQLPMKHEHVIYCRLSKRQRNLYEDFIASTETQATLASANFFGMISVIMQLRKVCNHPDLFEGRPIVSSFDMGGIDIQLSSSICLMLSPDPFSNVDLRGLGFLFTHLDFRMTSWEGDELKAIATPSSLIKERVDLYNVEESGSGFKHKKRLHGTNFFEEIHKAIMEERLREAKERAAAIAWWNSLRCEKKPMYSRTLREIVTIEHPVYDINRLKANPLSYIYSSKVADIVLSPVERFQRMLDLVESFMFAIPAARAPPPVSWCSKSGTSVLLHPTNKQKLSEILSPLLLPIRPAVVRSQVYFPDRRLIQFDCGKLQELAILLRKLKSEGHRALIFTQMTKMLDILEAFINLYGYTYMRLDGSTQPEERQTLLQRFNTNPKIFLFILSTRSGGVGINLIGADTVIFYDSDWNPAMDQQAQDRCHRIGQTREVHIYRLISELTIEENILKKANKKRALDDLVIQSGGYNTEFFKKLDPMELFSGHRSPTIKNLQKEKNNNNGNEVSVSNADVEAALKCAEDEADYMALKKVEEEEAVDNQEFTEEAIGRLEDDDFVNEDDLKVDEPVDLGGWITTSNKETGVTLNGSNPSEERTPALTSKEDDVDMLADVKQMAAAAAAAGQAISSFENQLRPIDRYAIRFLEFWDPIIDKAAVESQARFEETEWELDRLERYKEEMEAEIDEDEEPLVYERWDSDFATEAYRQQVEALAQHQLMAELECEAKEKEDAEDDKCDSTKNEMPGDPKIKSKKKPKKAKFKSLKKGSLASELKPAEEETSSEPISMDDEIICHEVVTSSEIVSPSLVWKKRKNAESALNVEEGKMLKKKSKKLKKPPTEQCPSDLDSKLSGMRHDERLYSRPCDSLPDIEQKPASRSRMGGKVSITTMPVKRVITIKPEKLKKANIWSRECVPSPDFWLPQEDAILCAVVHEYGPHWSLVSETLYGMTAGGSYRGRYRHPVHCCERFRELIQRYVLSAPDNPNTEKVSSTGSGKALLKVTEDNIRLLLDVAAEQPDTELLLQKHLTALLSSVWKVTSRIDCRPSLSSSSNGLYFGGRFFTYSVSQISQNSTREPVERMKFTNLGQSRKMLAAALHDAYHRQPDERVSLPNQGSDMSTITEQLEITLEFQKEKVDSMVPLPSVISLSICGEDPPSVSKGTGDDHLKAFRNMAEKRCRASAKACVEDNLGWASSVFPINDVRARSVSKLPSLGKHKHSISDSMKPSKSKFKRTSTVQHGEIPHLIAEPLLEPLPGAVPSDSSVRFDPFQPINLDVGKDNVESNLPTDMDTELSMEMENFEVVPHLYVPGLISGLEDCPFLPEYTDIG; translated from the exons GCACTTGAAGCTCCCAGAGAACCTCTACGCCGAAAAACTCATTGGGATCATGTTTTAGAAGAGATGGTTTGGTTATCAAAG GACTTCGAGTcagagagaaaatggaaattGGCTCAAGCAAAGAAGGTTGCTTTAAGAGCGAGCAGGGGCACCGTAGATCAGGCTACtaggggagaaaagaaaatgaag GAAGAGGAGCAGCGGTTAAGAAAAGTTGCACTTAATATCTCAAAGGACGTGAAGAAATTCTGgatgaaaatagaaaaactg GTGCTTTACAAGCATCAGATGGAGCttgatgagaagaagaaaaaggcacTTGATAAGCAACTTGAGTTTCTTTTGGGCCAAACCGAGAG GTACTCAACAATGTTAGCAGAAAATCTCGTTGATACTAATAAACCAGTGCAACAATGTACTACACAAGATCAACTGAGTATTAAATACAAAGAAGTGGATGAAAATGATGGTAATGAATCTCCagaatttaattttg ATATGGATGAAGATTACGGTACACAATCTGAAGACGAGTCG GAAGATGATGAGCAGACAATTGAGGAAGATGAAGCCCTCATaactgaagaagaaagaaaagaagaattggCAGCTTTGCGCAATGAAGTGGATCTTCCACTTGAGGAGCTACTCAAACGTTATACCATGAAGAAAG TGAGCAGAGAAAGTAGTCCAGAAAATGGTGAAGATGCAGCTGAACCACTTAGCAGAGAAAGTACTCCAGAAATGGATGGAGATGAGTCTGAACCAACACCCATGTGGGAAGATCATGGAAAGG GCAAAGGAAATAATCTTTCTGCTGTCAATGAGATTGATGCCATAGCCACTGGTCGTCATTGT GTTGAAAGTAATGATGGGTTATCCGtttcagaaaaatatttgttagaaaCTGAAACATGTCAAGCTACTGATCCATTAGAAGTTTCTGGGGAATTGGCCAAAGATCATTTTCTATATGATTTTCATGATGAACAG GAAGATGTTGACTTTGTTCTTGCTGCTGGGGAAGAAAAG GATGATGAGGCAACCTTGTCGCAGGAGGAGGAACTGGCAAAAGCAGATTCAAGCAATCCCATGGATGAG ATTGCATTACTGCAAAAGGAGAGTGAAATACCTGTGGAAGAATTGCTTGCAAGGTATAAAAAG GGATTTGATGACGAAGAAGTTACAGATGATGAATCCAATGATGCATCTGCTTTATCAGACAATCTCGGGGATTCTCCAGCTCATGAAGGCATTGAACTTAAGCAGCAGGCCATTAATATGGATGAAGATGTGAAAACTGGTGATTATCAGCCAGTTGTGCATTCTCCTGTAGAAGAGCAGGAAGCAGGATCCCTTGAAAAAACAGAAGGAAGGGATAGTGAGAATAAAATTGCCGATGCAGCTGCAGCTGCAAGATCAGCACAACCCACAGGGAATACCTTTTCCACAACCAAAGTGCGCACTAAGTTCCCATTTCTTCTGAGGCATCCTCTTCGTGAGTATCAACATATTGGCTTGGATTGGCTTGTTACAATGTATGAGAAAAGACTGAATGGGATTCTAGCTGATGAAATGGGGCTTGGAAAGACGATTATGACAATCTCCCTTCTTGCACACCTAGCAATTGAAAAGGGAATATGGGGCCCTCATCTCATTGTTGTCCCCACAAGTGTTATGCTCAATTGGGAGACTGAGTTTCTGAAATGGTGTCCTGCTTTTAagattttaacttattttggaagtgcaaaagagagaaaatataagAGGCAAGGCTGGTTGAAACCAAATTCGTTTCATGTATGCATAACCACGTACAGACTGGTTATTCAAGATTCAAAAGTTTTCAAGCGAAAGAAGTggaaatatttgattttagatGAAGCCCATCTGATTAAAAACTGGAAGTCACAAAGATGGCAAACTCTTTTGAACTTCAATTCAAAACGACGTATTTTATTAACTGGGACACCACTGCAGAATGATCTCATGGAACTCTGGTCTCTAATGCATTTTCTGATGCCCCACGTCTTTCAATCTCATCAGGAATTCAAGGATTGGTTCAGTAATCCAATATCAGGAATGGTTGAGGGACAGGAGAAAGTAAATAAAGAAGTTGTCGATCGTCTTCATAATGTCCTCCGTCCTTTCATACTTCGTCGGTTGAAACGAGATGTGGAGAAGCAGCTGCCTATGAAACATGAACATGTCATTTACTGTAGACTTTCAAAGAGGCAGCGTAACTTGTATGAAGACTTTATTGCTAGCACAGAAACACAAGCTACTCTTGCCAGTGCAAACTTTTTTGGGATGATCAGTGTTATCATGCAACTTCGCAAAGTTTGCAATCATCCTGATTTATTTGAGGGTCGTCCAATTGTCAGTTCTTTTGATATGGGTGGTATTGACATCcaattgagttcttctatttGTTTGATGCTTTCACCCGACCCGTTTTCTAATGTAGACCTTAGGGGTTTGGGATTTTTATTTACTCATCTTGATTTTAGGATGACTTCTTGGGAGGGTGATGAATTGAAGGCCATTGCTACCCCCTCAAGTTTAATCAAGGAGCGCGTCGACTTGTACAATGTAGAAGAAAGTGGGTCTggatttaaacataaaaaaaggtTGCATGGAACCAATTTTTTTGAAGAGATCCATAAGGCAATCATGGAGGAGAGACTGAGAGAAGCAAAGGAACGGGCTGCTGCTATTGCGTGGTGGAATTCCTTGAGGTGCGAGAAGAAACCCATGTACTCAAGGACACTAAGGGAAATTGTAACAATAGAGCATCCTGTTTATGATATTAATCGTCTGAAGGCCAACCCTTTATCCTACATTTACTCCTCAAAGGTCGCTGACATTGTCCTCTCACCAGTGGAACGCTTCCAGAGAATGTTGGACCTTGTTGAAAGTTTCATGTTTGCAATACCAGCTGCACGAGCCCCGCCACCCGTTTCTTGGTGCAGTAAATCGGGGACATCTGTGCTTCTGCACCCAACTAATAAGCAGAAACTTTCAGAAATTTTATCACCCCTTCTATTACCTATAAGACCTGCAGTTGTCCGGAGTCAAGTATATTTCCCAGACAGGCGACTTATACAGTTTGACTGTGGTAAATTGCAGGAGCTTGCAATTTTGCTCAGGAAATTAAAATCAGAAGGTCATCGAGCATTAATATTCACCCAAATGACGAAGATGCTCGATATCTTGGAAGCTTTCATTAATTTGTATGGTTACACTTACATGCGTTTAGATGGATCCACTCAGCCAGAGGAGAGACAGACCTTATTGCAACGCTTTAATACAAATCCaaaaatctttcttttcatCTTGTCAACTCGTAGTGGGGGTGTTGGTATCAACCTAATTGGGGCAGATACTGTTATCTTTTATGACAGTGACTGGAATCCTGCAATGGATCAACAGGCCCAGGATCGATGCCACCGGATTGGACAGACACGTGAAGTTCATATTTATCGATTAATCAGTGAGCTCacaattgaagaaaatattttaaagaaagcaaataaaaaacgTGCACTCGATGATCTTGTAATACAAAGTGGAGGGTACAACACTGAGTTCTTCAAAAAGCTTGATCCTATGGAACTTTTCTCCGGTCATCGATCACCTACCATCAAGAATttgcaaaaggaaaagaataacAACAATGGAAATGAGGTTTCTGTATCTAATGCGGATGTGGAAGCTGCTTTGAAATGTGCTGAGGATGAAGCAGATTACATGGCATTGaagaaagttgaagaagaagaagccgtGGACAACCAGGAGTTTACAGAAGAAGCCATTGGAAGGTTGGAAGATGATGATTTTGTAAATGAAGATGATCTGAAGGTTGATGAGCCTGTAGATCTGGGTGGCTGGATCACAACATCAAATAAAGAAACTGGGGTGACATTAAATGGGAGTAATCCTAGCGAAGAGAGAACTCCTGCTCTTACTAGTAAAGAAGATGATGTTGACATGCTGGCTGATGTCAAACAAatggcagcagcagcagcagctgctGGACAAGCAATCTCGTCCTTTGAGAATCAGCTACGTCCAATAGATCGATATGCAATTCgttttctagaattttgggaTCCCATTATAGACAAGGCTGCAGTAGAATCTCAAGCTAGGTTTGAGGAGACAGAATGGGAATTGGACCGCCTTGAGAGGTACAAGGAAGAAATGGAAGCTGagattgatgaagatgaggaacCCCTCGTATATGAGA GGTGGGATTCTGATTTTGCTACTGAGGCTTATCGGCAGCAAGTTGAGGCCTTGGCTCAACACCAG TTAATGGCAGAGCTGGAATGTGAAGCTAAAGAGAAGGAAGATGCGGAGGATGACAAATGTGATTCTACGAA GAATGAAATGCCAGGTGAtcccaaaatcaagtcaaaaaAGAAGCCAAAGAAAGCCAAGTTCAAGTCTCTGAAGAAGGGATCTTTAGCGTCTGAACTGAAGCCTGCGGAAGAAGAGACATCATCAGAACCTATATCAATGGATGATGAGATTATTTGTCATGAGGTGGTCACCTCTTCAGAAATTGTTTCACCATCACTTGTGTGGAAAAAACGTAAGAACGCCGAATCTGCTTTGAATGTTGAAGAAGGAAAGATGTTGAAAAAGAAGTCTAAGAAACTCAAGAAGCCTCCCACTGAACAATGTCCTTCAGATTTAGATTCCAAATTGTCAGGTATGCGGCATGATGAACGTTTATATTCAAGACCATGTGATAGTTTGCCTGATATTGAGCAAAAACCAGCAAGCAGGAGTAGGATGGGAGGAAAAGTATCCATTACTACCATGCCAGTAAAGCGGGTCATAACGATAAAACCAGAGAAACTAAAGAAGGCAAATATTTGGTCGAGAGAGTGTGTTCCATCTCCTGATTTTTGGTTGCCACAGGAGGATGCAATATTATGTGCTGTGGTACATGAATATGGCCCTCATTGGAGCTTGGTTAGTGAAACTTTGTATGGGATGACTGCTGGTGGGTCTTACAGGGGAAGATATCGCCATCCTGTCCATTGTTGTGAGAGGTTTagagaactcatccagagataTGTTTTGTCTGCACCCGACAATCCTAATACCGAAAAGGTCAGCAGTACAGGCTCTGGAAAGGCTCTTCTCAAAGTAACGGAG GATAACATTCGATTGCTTTTAGACGTTGCTGCTGAGCAGCCAGATACAGAGTTACTCCTTCAGAAGCACTTAACTGCCCTGCTTTCTTCTGTCTGGAAGGTGACATCACGTATTGACTGCAGACCGAGTCTCTCGTCATCCAGTAATGGTCTCTATTTTGGCGGAAGGTTTTTTACTTATTCTGTTAGCCAGATTTCTCAGAATTCCACGCGGGAACCTGTAGAAAGGATGAAATTCACAAATTTAGGTCAGAGTAGAAAGATGTTAGCAGCTGCACTCCATGATGCCTATCATAGACAACCGGATGAGAGAGTCTCCCTTCCCAACCAGGGGAGTGACATGTCAACCATTACGGAACAATTGGAGATTACACTGGAATTCCAGAAAGAAAAGGTGGACTCCATGGTTCCTTTGCCATCTGTTATCAGTTTATCAATATGTGGGGAAGATCCTCCATCTGTAAGCAAGGGTACTGGAGATGATCATCTAAAAGCTTTCAGAAATATGGCTGAGAAGCGTTGCAG GGCTTCTGCAAAAGCTTGTGTTGAAGATAACCTGGGATGGGCATCTTCTGTATTCCCAATAAATGACGTCAGGGCTAGATCCGTATCCAAGTTACCATCATTGGGCAAGCACAAGCATTCCATATCTGACTCGATGAAACCTTCGAAATCAAAGTTTAAAAGAACCTCAACGGTGCAGCATGGTGAGATACCCCACCTTATTGCCGAGCCACTGCTGGAACCGTTGCCAGGAGCTGTACCAAGTGATTCTAGTGTAAGGTTTGACCCGTTTCAACCTATCAACCTGGACGTTGGGAAGGACAATGTGGAAAGTAATTTACCGACTGACATGGATACGGAGCTTTCAATGGAAATGGAGAATTTTGAGGTGGTACCGCATCTCTATGTTCCAGGATTAATCTCTGGTCTCGAGGATTGTCCATTTTTGCCTGAGTATACTGACATTGGCTGA